The window AACCACCTGGTCACCCTGGTCGCCGAGTCCATGGACCTGCTGCGTGCCGCGGGTGTCGAGGCCCCGGACCGGATGCTGGGCCCGCTGCTGGGCGCCGCCCTGGACAACGCCCTCAGGTCGGGCGACGCGGCGCTCACCGGACCGGTGGCGCGAGGCGACGCGGGCACGGTCGCGGCGCACGTCACCGAGCTGCGCAAGCACGCGCCGCAGACCGTCGCCGGCTATCTGGCGATGGCCCGCGCGACCGCCGACCGGGCCCTGGCCCACGGCCTGCTCAAGCCGGAGCTCGCCGAGGACCTCCTCGGTGTGCTCGCCGACGGACCCGACGGGGCCGGCCGCGCCGACGGGACCGAAGGAGACGCCCGATGACGTGCGCAGGTGCCGAGACCGGAGACGCCCGATGACCACCGCCCTGCTGAGCACCGCCGACGAGCTCCACGCGCGCGTACGCACCGGCCGCCGTGCCGTCGTCATGACGATGGGCGCCCTGCACGAGGGCCACGCGACCCTGATCCGCACAGCCCGGGAGATCGCGGGCGACGGCGAGGTCGTCGTCACCGTCTTCGTGAACCCCCTCCAGTTCGGCGCGGGCGAGGACCTCGACCGCTACCCGCGCACGCTGGACGCCGACGTCAAGATCGCCGAGCAGGCGGGCGCGGACGTCGTGTTCGCCCCTTCCGTGGACGAGGTCTATCCGGGCGGCGAACCCCAGGTCCGCATCAGCGCGGGCCCCATGGGGGAGCGCCTCGAGGGCTCGACGCGCCCCGGGCACTTCGACGGCATGCTCACCGTCGTCGCCAAGCTGCTGCACCTCACCCGGCCCGACGTGGCGCTGTACGGGCAGAAGGACGCCCAGCAGCTCGCCCTGATCCGCCGCATGGTCCGTGACCTGAACTTCGGGGTGGAGATCGTCGGCGTCCCGACGGTGCGCGAGGCGGACGGTCTGGCCCTGTCCAGCCGCAACCGTTACCTGTCGACCGCCGAGCGCCGCACCGCGCTCGCCCTCTCCCAGGCCCTGTTCGCGGGCAGCGACCGGCACGCCGCCCAGGAGGCCCTGCGCGCGCGGGCCCGCGAAGTGCCCGCCACGCACGCGCGTGCCGAGGCCCTCAGCGCCATCGGCGAGTCCCGCGCCGCCGCCGACGCGCACGCCGTGGCCAAGGCGGCCCCCGGTGGCCCCGCCGCGGTCCGTGCCGCCGCCCGTCTGGTCCTCGACGACGCGGCCCGCCTCAGCCCGCCGCTCGCCCTGGACTACCTGGCACTGGTCGATCCGTCCGACTTCACCGAGGTCCGGGCCGGTCACACCGGCGAAGCGGTCCTCGCCGTCGCCGCCCGGGTCGGGACGACCCGGCTGATCGACAACATTCCTCTGACCTTCGGAGCCGCCTCGTGACCAGCACAGGCATACGTCTGCACGCGCCCGCACCCGGCTGGTCCGTCGCCGCCGACGTCGTGGTCGTCGGCTCCGGGGTCGCCGGACTCACCACCGCCCTGCGCTGCGACGCCGCCGGCCTGCGCACGGTCGTCGTCACGAAGGCCCGCCTCGACGACGGCTCCACCCGCTGGGCCCAGGGCGGCATAGCCGCGGCCCTGGGCGAGGGCGACACCCCCGAGCAGCACCTCGACGACACACTCGTGGCGGGCGCGGGCCTGTGCGACGAGGACGCCGTCCGCATCCTCGTCACCGAGGGCCCCGACGCGGTACGCCGCCTCATCGAGACGGGCGCCCACTTCGACGAGTCGGAGGAGGGCGGCCTGGAGCTCACCCGGGAGGGCGGCCACCACCGCCGCCGTATCGCCCACGCGGGCGGCGACGCGACCGGCGCCGAGATCTCCCGGGCCCTCGTCGAGGCCGTACGCGCGCGTGGACTGCGCACCGTCGAGAACGCGCTCGTCCTGGACCTCCTCACGGACGCCGACGGACGCACGGCCGGCGTGACCCTGCACGTCATGGGAGAGGGCCAGCACGACGGCGTGGGAGCCGTCCACGCGCCCGCCGTGGTCCTCGCGACCGGCGGCATGGGCCAGGTCTTCTCCGCGACGACCAACCCGTCGGTGTCCACCGGCGACGGCGTCGCCCTCGCCCTGCGGGCCGGCGCCGAGGTCAGCGACCTGGAGTTCGTGCAGTTCCACCCGACCGTGCTGTTCCTCGGCCCGGACGCCGAGGGCCAGCAGCCGCTGGTCTCCGAGGCCGTCCGCGGCGAGGGCGCCCACCTCGTCGACGCGCACGGTGAGCGCTTCATGCTCGGACAGCACGAACTCGCCGAGCTGGCGCCCCGGGACATCGTCGCCAAGGGCATCATGCGGCGCATGCAGGAGCAGGACGCCGAGCACATGTACCTGGACGCCCGGCACTTCGGCGCGCACATGTGGGAGCACCGCTTCCCGACGATCCTGGCCGCCTGCCGCGCCCACGGCATCGACCCGGTCACCGAGCCCGTCCCGGTGGCCCCGGCCGCCCACTACGCCTCCGGCGGCGTCCGCACGGACTCCCGGGGCCGCACGACCGTGCCCGGCCTGTACGCGTGCGGCGAGGTCGCCTGCACCGGTGTCCACGGCGCCAACCGGCTCGCGTCCAACTCCCTCCTGGAGGGCCTCGTCTACGCCGAGCGCATCGCGGCGGACATCACCGGCCGGCACGAGGACAGCGGCCCACGCGTGCGCGTGCCCGCGCCGATCGCCGAGCCGGAGAAGCCCGCGCACCCGCTCCTCGCCGCCGAGGCACGGTTCGCCATCCAGCGGATCATGACGGACGGCGCCGGCGTCCTGCGCTCGGCCACCTCCCTGGAGACCGCCGCCGACCGCATCCAGCGGCTGCACGCAGACGCCCGCGACGCCCTCGACGAGCACGGCAAGACGGCCGAGCCCGGCGTCGACACCTGGGAGACCACCAACCTCCTGTGCGTGGCCCGCGTCCTCGTCGCCGCCGCCCGCCTCCGGGAGGAGACCCGCGGCTGCCACTGGCGCGAGGACCGGGGCGACCGGGACGACGACACCTGGCGCCGCCACATCGTCGTACGGCTCAATCCCGACCGCACGCTCGCCGTACACACCACCGACACCCCAGACTTCCCCCCGACACAGCAGCCCCGTCCTCAGGAGCAGTGACAGAAGTGAGCACCCCCGACCTTCCCCTTCTCACCGGCGGTGGCTGCGGCGACGGCTGCGGCTGCGCGGCCGACGGGGAGTACGACGCCGACTCCGCCGAATTCGCGGCGTACGCCGAGTGCGGGCTCGACCCCGCTCTCGCGCAGCTCCTCTCCGACGCGGGGCTCGACCCCGTCGAGGTCGAGGACATCGCGCACCTGGCCATCGAGGAGGACCTCGACCACGGCGTGGACGTGACCACGGTCGCGACCATCCCCGAGGAGGCCGTCTCCACCGCCGACTTCACCGCCCGCGAGGCCGGCGTGGTGGCGGGCCTGCGGGTCGCCGAAGCGGTCGTCTCCGTGGTCTGCACCGACGAGTTCGAGGTCGAGCGGCACGTCGAGGACGGCGACCGCGTCGAGGCCGGTCAGCAACTCCTGAGCGTGACGACCCGCACCCGGGACCTGCTGACGGCCGAGCGCAGCGCGCTGAACCTGCTGTGCCGGCTCTCCGGCATCGCGACGGCCACGCGCGCGTGGGCGGACCTCCTGGAGGGCACCGGCGCGCGCGTGCGGGACACCCGCAAGACGACGCCCGGACTGCGCTCCCTGGAGAAGTTCGCGGTCCGCATGGGCGGCGGTGTCAACCACCGCATGTCCCTCTCGGACGCGGCCCTCGTCAAGGACAACCACGTGGTCGCCGCGGGCGGTGTCGCCCAGGCCTTCAAGTCGGTGCGGGAGACCTTCCCCGACGTGCCGATCGAGGTCGAGGTCGACACGCTGCACCAGCTGCGTGAGGTCGTGGACGCGGGCGCCGACCTGATCCTCCTGGACAACTTCACGCCCGGCGAGTGCGAGGAGGCCGTTGCCCTCGTGGCCGGCCGCGCGCTCCTGGAGGCCTCGGGCCGCCTCACCCTGGACACCGCCGCCGCGTACGCGAAGACGGGCGTCGACTTCCTCGCGGTGGGCGCCCTCACCCACTCCTCGCCCATCCTGGACATCGGCCTCGACCTGCGCGAGGCCTCCGGGACACCGACGAGCGAGGCTGAGTAGGCATGCTGCTCACGATCGACGTCGGCAACACGCACACCGTCCTCGGGCTCTTCGACGGCGAGGACATCGTCGAGCACTGGCGCATCTCCACGGACGCGCGCCGCACCGCGGACGAACTGGCCGTGCTCCTCCAGGGCCTCATGGGCATGCACCCGCTCCTCGGCGACGAGCTGGGCGACGGCATCGACGGCATCGCGATCTGCTCGACCGTCCCCTCGGTCCTGCACGAGCTGCGCGAGGTGACCCGCCGCTACTACGGCGACGTACCCGCCGTCCTCGTCGAGCCGGGCATCAAGACGGGCGTCCCGATCCTGATGGACAACCCCAAGGAGGTCGGCGCGGACCGCATCATCAACGCGGTCGCGGCGGTCGAGCTCTACGGCGGACCGGCCATCGTCGTCGACTTCGGCACGGCGACGACCTTCGACGCGGTCTCCGCGCGCGGGGAGTACGCCGGCGGCGTCATCGCGCCCGGCATCGAGATCTCCGTCGAGGCACTGGGCGTCCGGGGAGCCCAGCTCCGCAAGATCGAGATCGCCCGGCCCCGCACGGTCATCGGCAAGAACACCGTCGAGGCCATGCAGTCCGGCATCATCTACGGCTTCGCCGGACAGGTCGACGGCGTCGTCGGCCGTATGGCCCGCGAGCTCGCCGAGGACCCGGACGACGTCACCGTCATCGCGACGGGCGGTCTGGCCCCGATGGTGCTCGGTGAGGCCTCGGTGATCGACGAGCACGAGCCCTGGCTGACCCTGATCGGCCTCCGCCTGGTCTACGAGAGAAACGTCTCCAGGACCTGACAGGAGGCGCACCGCCCCGCGCCCCGCGCCCCGCGGGACTGCGGGGGAGGTGCGCGCTCGGCTCACGAAGGCCCGCGGCCGCCGCAGGGGCCCGGGCCCACCCGCCCGGGCGCGGGCCGCGCCGGTCCGCGGCTCCGCGGGGTGGATGCGACCGGGCCCCCGCTCGCCCGCGCCGTCCGGTCCGACGAACCGGAAGCCGCCCCCGTCCGCGTGGCGGAGCCACGCCACACGACATCCGATCTACGGATTTTGTCTGATTAGCGCGTATCGTCGCGAGCATGCCCACGCCTTACGGATCCCGCGGCGGCATGGCGTTCGGTGCGGAGGAGCTGCGTGTGCTCCGACGTGCGCTCGCTCTCGCCCTACACCCCTGTCCCGCCTCGGCGCAGGATGTCCAGGACTGCCTCCGCCTGGCGGAGACCGTCGACGAGGCGACCCGCGAGGGCGCCAGACTCCGCGCCTTCCTGCTGGCCGACCTCGCCCGCTACCGCGCCGCCCTGCCCGGAACGGCGGCCGGCTATCTGACGCTTCTGGAGGAGGCGCTCGGCGCCGGCTACCGCCCGGTCCCCGACGACCTGGCCGCGCTGCGCGCCCTGTGCGGCAACCCCGTCGCGGCCGTCCTCCTCGACCGCTGCCTCGCACTCGCGGAACAGGACGTCCGCGCCCGCCTCGCCCGCCACTCGGTCCCGGCCTCGCGCACCCGCGGCCGTACACGTCTGACGGCCCTCCCCGGCGGTCTCGCCGCCACCGGGACGGCGGCGGGGACGACGGCCCTGACCGCGACGGCCATGGCGGGCGCCGCCACCGGTGACCCCGGCGGCAAGCCCGCGGAGAAGCCCGCCGAGAAGCCGGCCCCCCGGCCCAGGCCGCAGTCCCCGAGCCGGGACCGCCCCATTCCGACCCCGGGCGAGGTGTTCCCCCCGAGGCGCAAACCCTCCGCCCCGCCCGCGAACCCCCCTCGACAGCTCGCCGCCGTGTAGGGCCGGTCCGCGACCCCGAGCCCCGCGCACCGCCGGGCCGTGGCTACTCTGGACGGCATGGAATACGTCTCCGCGCTCGTGCCCCCGGTAGTGATGGCCGTGTTCTTCGTCGGTCTGATCGTGACGATCGTGAAGACCCAGGGCGGCGCCAACAAGGCCAAGGAGGACGCGGCCGTCGACGCGGTCCTCGCCCGCGCCGAGCACACCCGCCAGGCCCCGCGCGAACCAAGCGCCTGAGCTCCGCTCCGGCGCCGACCGACCGCGGCGCGAACGCTCATCACAGGGCGTACGACTCATCAGCTTTTCGAGTCGTACGCCCTTTTTGTTGCTGTTTGTCATTCGATGCCACGTCCACCACGTGATCGGCGGCATCTCCCCCTATTGTTCTGAGCTGTGCCTCGCCCATTGGGAGAACTCGAAGACGCGGTCATGACGCGGGTGTGGAAGTGGAACCGCCCGGTGACCGTCCGAGAAGTCCTGGAAGACCTTCAGCAGAGCCGGTCCATCGCCTACACCACGGTGATGACCGTCCTGGACAATCTCCATCAGAAGGGCTGGGTCCGCCGCGAGGCGGAAGGCCGGGCCTATCGATATGAGGCGGTCTCCACCCGCGCCGCCTACGCGGCCGCACTGATGAACGACTCCTGGTCCCAGAGCGACAACCCGGCCGCCGCTCTTGTCGCCTTCTTCGGCATGATGTCCCCGGAACAGCGCGAGACGCTGCGCGACGCCGTACGTATCGTCCAGGGCCCGGAAACCACGGCCGCCCCGGAGAACACCGCAGGCGAGAACCCCGCCGCCGCGGAGGGCGAGACCGGGCGATAGCGTCCGGACATGCCAGCAGAGCAGCCCGAAGTCAGCACTAATGCCCTCACTGTCCGCCGGGCCAGGACCAGCGATGTCCCGGCGGTTCGCAGCCTCCTCGACTCGTACGTCCGCGGCCGCATCCTGCTCGACAAAGCGACCGTGACGCTTTACGAGGACATCCAGGAGTTCTGGGTCGCGGAACGCGGCACCGGGCCGAGTTCGGAGGTCGTGGGCTGCGGCGCTCTGCACGTCATGTGGGAAGACCTCGCGGAAGTCCGCACTCTCGCCGTGAACCCCGTCATGAAGGGCGCCGGTGTCGGCCATCAGTTGCTGGGGAAGTTGCTGGAGACCGCCCGCTGGCTCGGTGTTCGCCGCGTATTCTGCCTGACCTTCGAAGTCGACTTCTTCGCCAAGCACGGCTTCGTGGAGATCGGCGAGACGCCCGTCGACACCGATGTCTACGCCGAGCTGTTGCGTTCCTATGACGAGGGCGTGGCCGAGTTCCTGGGGCTCGAACGAGTGAAACCGAACACCTTGGGCAACAGCCGGATGCTTCTGCATCTGTGACCGCCACCGCGTAATACCCCGGACATACCCCCGGGACTAGACCGGCCGCCCTTGCCCGCGGACCCTATGTCCGAAACGCGCACGTTTCCGGTCTTCCCGGTCCCGTCGGTCTCTCCCAGGGGTTTGTGTTTTTCCAGCAAAAGCGGTTTGCTTTCCGACGTACTGCAGTACTGCATATAACAGGGGGCGTGAAACTGCGGCAGCCGCCGCGGCCTCTCGGCCCCGTAGATATCGATGAAAGGAAATCCGGTGGCACAGAAGGTTCAGGTCCTTCTTGTCGATGACCTCGACGGTGGCGAGGCGGACGAGACCGTGACGTTCGCGTTGGACGGCAAGACGTACGAGATCGATCTCACGACTGCCAATGCGGACAAGCTCCGTGGACTTCTCGACCCGTACGTCAAGGGCGGTCGTCGCACCGGAGGCCGCGCCTCGGGTGGCCGTGGAAAGGCGCGCGCCGCTTCCGGTGGCAGCCAGGACACCGCGCAGATCCGTGCCTGGGCGAAGGAGAACGGTTACGAGGTCAATGACCGTGGCCGCGTTCCGGCGTCCATTCGCGAGGCCTACGAGAAGGCCAACGGCTGAGCGCAGCAGCGGCGCAGCCGGATGCGGTGGCATTCCGTCGCCATGGTGTCCACGAGCCGTACGAGATCGGGGGCGCCCCCACCGCCCCCACCGAGAGTCGAGAGCGCCGGCAAAAACGGCTCCACCTCGCAGCCAGGCTCAGGGGGCCGCAGCCAGACGGCGGCCCCCTGCGAGCTTTCGTCAGGGGTGACCACCGTGCCCACCGGGGCCGTGGTTCCCGCCCCCGTCCCGCCCGGTCCGGTGCCGTCCCGGCCCGCCCCTCCCGGGCTCGAGTCACCGCGACCGCCCTGAGTGCGGACCAGGCCCGGCGGCAGTGGCGCCTCGACGCGCCCGCCCGCACCGGTCGCCCGCAGGTCCAGTTCGAGAGCGCCCCACTCCAGCCAGTCGAGGAGTCCCGGCAGCTCCTCCGCGGTCCCCGCGGCCACGAACAGCCACATCCGGTCCGCCCGCACGGCCACCGGAGAGCCCGGCCCCAGGTGCCGCAGCGCCGCGTACCCCGCCTCCGCGGGTGCCTCCAGGACGTCGAAGCGCAGCCCCGTCAGCAGTTCCACAGGCGTGCCGGGCACGGTCGCCCATCCCAGTTCGTTCTCGTACCAGTGCCGGACCGTGTCGCTCGGACGGCACGCATCGACCGGACGGCGGGGGGAGGGAACCGTGGGGACCATGCAGGGTCAACCGCCAGAAGCGCGTTCGAGTTACGCTGAGTGGTCCGCCGTGTGCGAAGAGTGCCGAAAGAGTGGACGCTTGCGGGTGGTCGGCGGCGCAAGGATGTTCGCCCGTAGCGGAGGGAACCGGGGTACTGGGCATGGAGTGTCAGTGCGTACGGGTAAGACATCCCTAGTGGGAGGGGCGACACGCAGCGCTCGGGCATCTCACGTTCGCCATCGGCGTACAGATGGTGGGGGTATCTGCCTGGCCTGCGGGAACATCGTCTCGCACCATCGGGTTGGAGCAGATGTCGGCGTTCGGGGTCAGGAGGCCAAGG of the Streptomyces aurantiacus genome contains:
- a CDS encoding SCO3374 family protein — its product is MVPTVPSPRRPVDACRPSDTVRHWYENELGWATVPGTPVELLTGLRFDVLEAPAEAGYAALRHLGPGSPVAVRADRMWLFVAAGTAEELPGLLDWLEWGALELDLRATGAGGRVEAPLPPGLVRTQGGRGDSSPGGAGRDGTGPGGTGAGTTAPVGTVVTPDESSQGAAVWLRPPEPGCEVEPFLPALSTLGGGGGGAPDLVRLVDTMATECHRIRLRRCCAQPLAFS
- the panC gene encoding pantoate--beta-alanine ligase, encoding MTTALLSTADELHARVRTGRRAVVMTMGALHEGHATLIRTAREIAGDGEVVVTVFVNPLQFGAGEDLDRYPRTLDADVKIAEQAGADVVFAPSVDEVYPGGEPQVRISAGPMGERLEGSTRPGHFDGMLTVVAKLLHLTRPDVALYGQKDAQQLALIRRMVRDLNFGVEIVGVPTVREADGLALSSRNRYLSTAERRTALALSQALFAGSDRHAAQEALRARAREVPATHARAEALSAIGESRAAADAHAVAKAAPGGPAAVRAAARLVLDDAARLSPPLALDYLALVDPSDFTEVRAGHTGEAVLAVAARVGTTRLIDNIPLTFGAAS
- a CDS encoding type III pantothenate kinase, whose product is MLLTIDVGNTHTVLGLFDGEDIVEHWRISTDARRTADELAVLLQGLMGMHPLLGDELGDGIDGIAICSTVPSVLHELREVTRRYYGDVPAVLVEPGIKTGVPILMDNPKEVGADRIINAVAAVELYGGPAIVVDFGTATTFDAVSARGEYAGGVIAPGIEISVEALGVRGAQLRKIEIARPRTVIGKNTVEAMQSGIIYGFAGQVDGVVGRMARELAEDPDDVTVIATGGLAPMVLGEASVIDEHEPWLTLIGLRLVYERNVSRT
- a CDS encoding histone-like nucleoid-structuring protein Lsr2 produces the protein MAQKVQVLLVDDLDGGEADETVTFALDGKTYEIDLTTANADKLRGLLDPYVKGGRRTGGRASGGRGKARAASGGSQDTAQIRAWAKENGYEVNDRGRVPASIREAYEKANG
- a CDS encoding BlaI/MecI/CopY family transcriptional regulator, translating into MPRPLGELEDAVMTRVWKWNRPVTVREVLEDLQQSRSIAYTTVMTVLDNLHQKGWVRREAEGRAYRYEAVSTRAAYAAALMNDSWSQSDNPAAALVAFFGMMSPEQRETLRDAVRIVQGPETTAAPENTAGENPAAAEGETGR
- a CDS encoding amino-acid N-acetyltransferase; this encodes MPAEQPEVSTNALTVRRARTSDVPAVRSLLDSYVRGRILLDKATVTLYEDIQEFWVAERGTGPSSEVVGCGALHVMWEDLAEVRTLAVNPVMKGAGVGHQLLGKLLETARWLGVRRVFCLTFEVDFFAKHGFVEIGETPVDTDVYAELLRSYDEGVAEFLGLERVKPNTLGNSRMLLHL
- a CDS encoding L-aspartate oxidase produces the protein MTSTGIRLHAPAPGWSVAADVVVVGSGVAGLTTALRCDAAGLRTVVVTKARLDDGSTRWAQGGIAAALGEGDTPEQHLDDTLVAGAGLCDEDAVRILVTEGPDAVRRLIETGAHFDESEEGGLELTREGGHHRRRIAHAGGDATGAEISRALVEAVRARGLRTVENALVLDLLTDADGRTAGVTLHVMGEGQHDGVGAVHAPAVVLATGGMGQVFSATTNPSVSTGDGVALALRAGAEVSDLEFVQFHPTVLFLGPDAEGQQPLVSEAVRGEGAHLVDAHGERFMLGQHELAELAPRDIVAKGIMRRMQEQDAEHMYLDARHFGAHMWEHRFPTILAACRAHGIDPVTEPVPVAPAAHYASGGVRTDSRGRTTVPGLYACGEVACTGVHGANRLASNSLLEGLVYAERIAADITGRHEDSGPRVRVPAPIAEPEKPAHPLLAAEARFAIQRIMTDGAGVLRSATSLETAADRIQRLHADARDALDEHGKTAEPGVDTWETTNLLCVARVLVAAARLREETRGCHWREDRGDRDDDTWRRHIVVRLNPDRTLAVHTTDTPDFPPTQQPRPQEQ
- the nadC gene encoding carboxylating nicotinate-nucleotide diphosphorylase, which codes for MSTPDLPLLTGGGCGDGCGCAADGEYDADSAEFAAYAECGLDPALAQLLSDAGLDPVEVEDIAHLAIEEDLDHGVDVTTVATIPEEAVSTADFTAREAGVVAGLRVAEAVVSVVCTDEFEVERHVEDGDRVEAGQQLLSVTTRTRDLLTAERSALNLLCRLSGIATATRAWADLLEGTGARVRDTRKTTPGLRSLEKFAVRMGGGVNHRMSLSDAALVKDNHVVAAGGVAQAFKSVRETFPDVPIEVEVDTLHQLREVVDAGADLILLDNFTPGECEEAVALVAGRALLEASGRLTLDTAAAYAKTGVDFLAVGALTHSSPILDIGLDLREASGTPTSEAE